Proteins encoded within one genomic window of Coleofasciculus chthonoplastes PCC 7420:
- a CDS encoding helix-turn-helix domain-containing protein: MGRVGKALKQVLKNYDISQNKLAVALGVRRSVVYRWYHELTDPTAETVADIAQALKSINPSAAAELIRLYLGEFLESDQED; this comes from the coding sequence ATGGGAAGAGTCGGCAAAGCCCTTAAGCAGGTACTAAAGAATTACGACATCAGTCAGAACAAACTGGCGGTAGCGCTGGGAGTAAGACGTTCTGTTGTTTACCGTTGGTATCACGAACTTACAGATCCCACAGCCGAAACGGTTGCGGACATTGCACAGGCACTCAAAAGCATTAATCCGAGTGCAGCAGCAGAATTGATCCGGTTGTATTTGGGTGAGTTCCTAGAGAGTGATCAGGAAGATTGA
- a CDS encoding XisH family protein has product MAAKDLFHNSVKQALLKEDWVITADPLKLKIEGVKLEVDLAAEKIIAAQKAECKIAVEIKSFLNTSVITDFHAALGQFLNYRLALQMTESERILYLAVPIDTFGTFFQETFIEEAVKLYQVKLIIYDPVEEVISEWKN; this is encoded by the coding sequence ATGGCGGCTAAAGACCTATTCCATAATTCTGTAAAACAAGCACTCCTCAAAGAGGATTGGGTGATCACAGCAGATCCCCTAAAACTCAAAATTGAGGGAGTTAAGTTGGAAGTTGATTTAGCAGCAGAGAAAATCATTGCCGCTCAAAAAGCAGAATGTAAAATAGCCGTTGAAATAAAAAGTTTTCTCAATACTTCGGTGATTACAGATTTTCATGCCGCATTAGGTCAATTCTTAAACTATCGCTTGGCATTACAAATGACCGAATCAGAGAGAATACTTTATCTGGCTGTTCCTATTGATACATTTGGAACATTTTTTCAAGAAACTTTTATTGAAGAAGCAGTTAAGCTTTATCAAGTCAAGTTAATTATTTACGATCCTGTTGAAGAGGTAATTAGCGAATGGAAAAATTAG
- a CDS encoding helix-turn-helix domain-containing protein, with protein MGKAGQALRQTLDTYGISQNKLAVTLGVDRSMIFKWYHEKRDPTAETVVQIAQALKSINPSAAAEFIRLYVGEFLETEEDS; from the coding sequence ATGGGAAAAGCGGGACAAGCTCTCAGGCAAACATTAGACACATACGGCATCAGTCAAAACAAACTAGCCGTAACTTTGGGAGTTGATCGTTCGATGATTTTCAAGTGGTATCACGAGAAAAGAGATCCCACGGCTGAAACCGTGGTGCAGATTGCACAGGCACTCAAAAGCATTAATCCGAGTGCAGCAGCAGAATTTATCCGGTTGTATGTGGGTGAGTTCCTTGAGACTGAGGAGGATAGTTGA
- a CDS encoding DUF433 domain-containing protein — translation MQLEDYFNFLAPNDIRLKGTRVGIETILYDFIHRARTPEEIAQTYPSLTLEQVYATILYYLHNKEAFSKYLADWLEWNHQQVKAQQLNPSPTAIRMRKLRAEQRKKINHAQVSSR, via the coding sequence ATGCAACTCGAAGATTATTTTAATTTCCTCGCCCCTAACGACATTCGTCTCAAAGGAACTAGAGTAGGCATTGAAACCATCCTTTATGATTTCATCCATCGCGCCCGTACTCCCGAAGAAATTGCCCAAACTTATCCATCCCTCACCTTAGAGCAAGTCTATGCAACAATTCTCTATTACCTCCATAATAAAGAAGCTTTCAGTAAATATCTAGCCGACTGGTTAGAGTGGAATCACCAGCAAGTTAAAGCCCAACAACTTAACCCATCGCCTACGGCTATTCGGATGCGGAAACTTAGAGCAGAACAAAGAAAGAAAATTAATCATGCTCAAGTATCTTCTAGATGA
- a CDS encoding type III secretion system chaperone family protein: protein MPNSPSDEELQQTLRNYLENWAKENLPEFSELSEDTSAETLEEITKSLEQLADTEFEAITQDATGEFIDAIEATFQDWAKTAREELDPDGAGNQLIYKAMLNFFEADDWPLVEDEDEPILYMNFQGENGQWHCLAKAREAEDQCVFYSLYPEAVPEDKRSTLAEFLTRANYGMILGNFELDFDDGEIRYKTSIDVEGDRLTPTLVQNLVYTNVMTMDQYLPGILAILEQNLTAKDALELVEKQLETHE, encoded by the coding sequence ATGCCAAATTCTCCTTCCGACGAAGAACTTCAACAAACCCTTCGCAATTACCTCGAAAACTGGGCGAAGGAAAATCTGCCAGAGTTTAGCGAACTCAGCGAAGATACCTCGGCTGAAACCCTTGAAGAAATTACTAAATCCCTTGAGCAACTAGCCGATACTGAATTTGAAGCCATCACTCAAGACGCTACTGGCGAATTCATTGATGCTATCGAAGCCACCTTTCAAGACTGGGCAAAAACGGCTCGCGAGGAACTTGATCCCGACGGTGCAGGAAACCAACTCATTTATAAAGCCATGCTCAACTTCTTTGAAGCTGATGATTGGCCCCTTGTTGAAGACGAAGATGAACCCATCCTATACATGAACTTCCAGGGTGAAAATGGTCAATGGCACTGTCTTGCTAAGGCGAGAGAAGCAGAAGACCAATGTGTATTTTACTCCTTATATCCTGAAGCCGTTCCTGAAGATAAACGCTCAACCCTTGCCGAATTTCTCACCCGCGCCAACTATGGCATGATTCTCGGCAATTTTGAACTTGATTTCGATGACGGTGAAATTCGCTACAAAACCAGCATAGACGTTGAGGGAGATAGGCTCACCCCTACCTTGGTGCAAAATCTTGTCTACACCAATGTCATGACAATGGATCAATATCTCCCTGGTATTCTGGCTATCCTAGAACAGAATTTAACCGCCAAAGATGCGCTTGAGCTGGTTGAGAAACAACTCGAAACCCATGAATAA
- a CDS encoding phage tail protein, with protein sequence MSSRRQVRKRASLEPKTTPINPLRTRGFGKGIQARNAQLPHGNPLQTRPFGAQKPGLSQQQETHSLQEQQEQKEGTEQFGYNAANIPAYAPERSQLPIQTKAGQFGGWNPPPIQRVNPVTNRLNLWRDQQLGQAETGESEEVSEREEQEASPEAAVVQRLQESDPQPILDRGIQPQEIAEPGDKETPTPPPKTETIQPKSVSVSKTFSPQTKAQLRRKLFPESQDETEKSPEFSPNVDRDQQSSSADKNPLAKAKQFANLPAKVARDKKPLTSLKTNRSASLPQTLKPSEADQLIEPGDTAAAKGVTSSPNRTPLPDAGGVPHPQPSEAKKAGADKAVSEQPSDKPQAEAVSKSTDTGTLPLTAGNSESDQTTPTEVAPESPTSTPSTQADTPTPQPGANPEKSGQEAAPKSAVQPDAGSVQSPETKTKSVTAPATAISSPAKAGGGGAGAAGGASAGGGDVAAATVDEEAEANAMDERLAEVAPETETESNQLSSAEKDVALAALAEEPATGSLPAGGGGGGGAIAESAPHPAPPDVSQADPAAALGAVSGLPPAQLVSALGGVTAAVSNDVGKQKSELAANPPSADTLPGTGKSAVVKADSGGDKPKPVAKKAEGQEKPVPEPKPLPPEKAPPQVSAPAPAVQGNEEGKLSDADISNMKASVTRLPVSDPGANQVSAGPPPKLALEGNADPQKAQEQRVELETSLTEAQAKGQQELAKPTGVENIQPTIPQKTLKAQITGGAGGGAAGAAAGAGAALATGVGGDGMGDAASIFAQQEKGGEIQAAAAKAQSDLAAKKQDHATKVAEEQATAKQEVEQLKQDNIAQQAQERTKAKGEVDELQGQWSKEQDDLVSQSRKEGDTLVSEGLQEVETKQAEGDAEAVKEIEKGETEAEAERQKGEAKAAEEKQKGKKESSGLFGWLASKAKAFFDGIKKAIQKAFEAARAAMRKAIEAAKKLAAAAIEKARQAIVAVIRRVGDALIALGDTLLAKWPGLRDKWRSAIAKKVQQAEDTVNQLAENLNQGIQKALDVLGGALDAALGLLEKGMLAVVSVYQGVVRGAIKFGEGIAKALGAFAVLAKDIAANPGQWIGNLGAAVSDGIRNHLWSAFKEQVQTWFNQKLEAVLGLGAAVWKILTQGGIAMAEVGKMAWTAVKQALPTIIIGVLLERLVSMIVPAAGAVLAIIQGLQAAWGTVSQIIQAFGRFIEFLKAIKTGAAGPQFGALLASAAIVLLDFITNFIIAKIAKAARKVAGKLKGLAKSLMKRFKGKKGKKGKKGKKGKKGKKNKDRSDEEKDDNKKKKKKEKLDKAVQVLRPKIQSLLDRGVSRIRLQAQLTAWRIKYRLSQLSIERQGSNRARIFARVNPGEEVTQFYYPKGEELRALIHDAMKKLNSRQDVLKMAEAQTVMPGTKDEPSYIVPGIGVASLAQSLRARPAIPKRGKTRYHQTSSIETERSVIEQQSFGKAPLVRSSDAPRGKAERYPEIARNLNNVADDTGITSQEIAAVFRQYVSKGDEGLPDELRPHVNKFNELQFLMFGTEGFRNQDAPAYSMMTVDLIAKGEMTWGEAFAGHERTSPHGGGAFPMTLSGGAEKASEQLEEEWKIRDQGQQSSYETRNPQATEMANREVALAERWLKTELDVESPVFKSREDGVEYVLRKLEKFFALKKLSS encoded by the coding sequence ATGAGTAGCCGACGGCAGGTTCGCAAAAGAGCATCCTTGGAGCCTAAAACCACTCCAATCAATCCGTTGCGAACCCGGGGGTTCGGTAAAGGCATCCAGGCAAGAAATGCCCAGCTACCTCATGGCAATCCGTTACAGACACGTCCCTTTGGCGCTCAGAAGCCAGGGTTATCCCAACAGCAGGAAACCCATTCTCTTCAAGAACAACAAGAACAAAAGGAAGGGACAGAGCAATTTGGTTATAATGCAGCAAATATCCCAGCTTATGCACCGGAAAGATCCCAGTTACCGATTCAGACGAAAGCCGGACAGTTTGGCGGGTGGAATCCACCACCGATTCAGAGAGTCAATCCGGTAACGAATCGGTTGAATTTGTGGCGGGATCAGCAACTCGGTCAAGCTGAGACTGGAGAATCTGAAGAGGTTTCTGAGCGAGAAGAGCAGGAGGCATCGCCAGAAGCGGCGGTGGTACAACGATTACAGGAATCAGATCCACAACCGATTTTAGATCGGGGGATTCAACCCCAGGAAATTGCTGAACCTGGAGACAAAGAGACGCCAACTCCACCACCAAAGACAGAGACAATTCAACCAAAATCGGTCAGTGTTTCTAAAACCTTTTCTCCTCAAACGAAGGCGCAGCTAAGGCGAAAGCTATTTCCAGAATCCCAGGATGAAACCGAGAAAAGTCCTGAGTTTTCCCCTAATGTTGACCGTGATCAGCAATCCTCATCAGCCGATAAAAATCCTTTAGCCAAGGCGAAGCAATTCGCGAACTTACCCGCCAAAGTAGCCAGGGATAAAAAACCGCTCACATCGCTGAAAACGAATAGATCTGCGTCCTTACCCCAGACATTGAAACCCAGTGAAGCGGATCAATTAATAGAACCGGGTGATACTGCCGCAGCCAAGGGAGTTACATCGAGTCCCAACAGAACCCCGCTACCAGATGCTGGGGGAGTTCCTCATCCTCAACCCTCTGAAGCGAAGAAAGCTGGTGCAGATAAAGCTGTTTCTGAGCAACCCTCAGACAAGCCACAAGCCGAAGCGGTGAGCAAATCTACGGATACGGGAACCCTACCCTTAACGGCAGGTAATTCTGAGAGCGATCAGACGACACCAACCGAAGTCGCACCCGAAAGCCCAACCTCGACACCCTCAACACAGGCTGATACCCCAACTCCACAGCCTGGGGCAAATCCGGAAAAATCGGGACAAGAGGCGGCTCCGAAATCAGCCGTCCAACCTGATGCAGGTTCAGTTCAATCTCCTGAAACGAAGACAAAGAGTGTTACCGCTCCCGCAACCGCCATCAGTAGTCCTGCTAAAGCCGGAGGAGGTGGCGCAGGCGCCGCAGGGGGAGCCAGTGCTGGCGGGGGTGACGTTGCAGCCGCAACGGTTGATGAAGAGGCTGAAGCCAATGCCATGGATGAGCGATTGGCTGAAGTGGCTCCAGAAACAGAGACTGAAAGCAACCAGCTCTCATCCGCCGAAAAAGACGTGGCTCTCGCCGCCCTAGCAGAAGAACCCGCGACAGGCAGTCTCCCGGCTGGAGGCGGTGGAGGTGGTGGTGCGATCGCGGAATCTGCACCTCACCCAGCACCCCCGGATGTTTCCCAAGCTGATCCGGCGGCTGCCCTCGGTGCGGTGAGTGGCTTGCCTCCTGCTCAATTGGTATCTGCCTTAGGGGGTGTCACCGCAGCTGTTTCTAATGATGTTGGCAAACAAAAATCTGAACTCGCCGCCAATCCGCCTAGCGCCGATACGTTACCAGGAACCGGGAAATCGGCAGTAGTGAAAGCAGATTCAGGCGGCGACAAACCTAAACCCGTCGCCAAAAAAGCCGAAGGTCAAGAAAAACCCGTCCCCGAACCTAAACCCTTACCCCCAGAAAAAGCCCCGCCCCAGGTATCTGCACCAGCACCAGCCGTTCAGGGGAATGAAGAAGGTAAATTGTCAGATGCTGATATCAGCAACATGAAGGCATCAGTGACGCGATTGCCAGTCAGTGATCCAGGGGCGAATCAAGTGTCTGCTGGACCTCCGCCGAAACTGGCGCTGGAGGGCAATGCTGATCCGCAAAAAGCCCAGGAACAAAGGGTTGAATTGGAAACCAGCTTAACAGAAGCCCAAGCCAAAGGGCAGCAAGAACTGGCTAAACCCACGGGCGTAGAGAACATTCAACCAACGATACCGCAAAAGACCCTGAAGGCACAGATTACTGGAGGCGCGGGTGGGGGAGCCGCAGGTGCTGCTGCTGGGGCTGGCGCTGCCCTGGCGACGGGAGTCGGGGGAGATGGGATGGGAGATGCCGCGTCTATCTTTGCCCAACAAGAGAAAGGGGGCGAAATTCAAGCGGCTGCTGCTAAAGCTCAAAGTGATTTAGCCGCCAAAAAACAAGACCATGCTACTAAGGTGGCAGAAGAACAAGCCACTGCCAAGCAAGAGGTTGAACAACTCAAACAAGACAATATCGCTCAACAAGCCCAAGAGCGGACGAAGGCAAAGGGCGAAGTTGATGAGTTACAAGGTCAATGGAGCAAAGAACAGGATGATTTAGTCAGCCAGTCGCGCAAAGAGGGCGACACACTGGTGAGTGAAGGGCTGCAAGAAGTTGAGACGAAACAGGCAGAAGGGGATGCCGAAGCTGTCAAGGAAATCGAAAAGGGCGAAACAGAGGCAGAAGCCGAGCGTCAGAAGGGTGAAGCCAAGGCGGCTGAGGAGAAGCAGAAAGGGAAAAAAGAGTCAAGTGGGTTATTTGGCTGGTTAGCGAGTAAGGCAAAAGCCTTCTTTGACGGGATTAAGAAGGCGATTCAGAAAGCCTTTGAAGCGGCTCGTGCAGCGATGCGAAAAGCGATTGAAGCGGCTAAAAAGCTGGCAGCCGCCGCAATTGAAAAGGCACGGCAAGCAATTGTGGCAGTCATTCGTCGGGTGGGAGATGCGTTAATTGCTTTAGGCGATACCCTTCTAGCCAAATGGCCCGGATTGCGAGACAAATGGCGTAGCGCGATCGCCAAAAAAGTTCAGCAGGCAGAAGATACGGTTAATCAGCTAGCCGAAAACCTGAATCAGGGAATCCAGAAAGCCTTGGATGTTTTAGGTGGTGCCCTAGATGCCGCCCTAGGTTTACTTGAGAAAGGAATGTTAGCTGTCGTCAGCGTCTACCAAGGCGTTGTCAGGGGGGCGATTAAGTTTGGTGAAGGGATTGCCAAAGCTTTGGGCGCTTTTGCAGTTTTGGCAAAGGATATTGCCGCCAACCCCGGACAATGGATTGGTAACTTAGGGGCAGCAGTATCTGATGGTATCCGCAATCACCTCTGGAGTGCTTTCAAAGAACAGGTACAAACCTGGTTCAATCAAAAGTTAGAGGCAGTTCTCGGTTTAGGTGCAGCCGTTTGGAAGATCTTGACCCAAGGCGGTATCGCCATGGCAGAGGTTGGCAAGATGGCTTGGACGGCGGTTAAGCAAGCATTACCCACGATTATTATTGGTGTTTTGCTGGAGCGTCTTGTCTCAATGATTGTGCCTGCGGCGGGGGCAGTATTGGCGATTATCCAGGGATTACAGGCGGCTTGGGGTACAGTTAGTCAGATTATTCAAGCCTTTGGACGCTTCATCGAGTTCTTGAAGGCGATTAAGACAGGGGCAGCCGGTCCTCAGTTTGGGGCATTGTTGGCTTCAGCCGCGATCGTGTTGCTGGACTTTATTACTAATTTCATCATCGCCAAGATTGCCAAGGCTGCGCGGAAGGTGGCAGGTAAGCTGAAGGGCTTGGCGAAGAGTTTGATGAAGCGGTTTAAGGGCAAGAAAGGTAAGAAAGGTAAGAAAGGGAAGAAAGGGAAGAAAGGCAAAAAGAATAAAGATAGGAGCGATGAGGAAAAAGATGACAATAAGAAAAAGAAAAAGAAAGAGAAGCTAGATAAAGCTGTACAGGTACTAAGACCAAAAATTCAGTCTCTACTAGATCGTGGAGTTTCAAGGATTCGCTTACAGGCACAACTGACTGCTTGGCGGATAAAATATAGGTTAAGTCAACTATCTATAGAACGCCAGGGAAGTAATCGCGCTCGCATATTTGCACGAGTTAATCCTGGAGAGGAAGTTACACAGTTTTACTATCCTAAAGGTGAAGAACTTCGTGCATTAATTCACGATGCGATGAAAAAATTAAATAGTAGACAAGATGTATTAAAAATGGCAGAAGCTCAGACAGTTATGCCAGGGACTAAAGATGAGCCGTCTTATATAGTTCCGGGCATTGGAGTTGCTTCTCTAGCACAATCTCTTCGTGCTAGACCTGCTATACCTAAAAGAGGAAAGACACGTTATCATCAAACTAGCTCCATAGAAACAGAAAGATCTGTGATTGAACAGCAGTCATTTGGGAAAGCGCCTCTTGTGAGAAGTAGTGATGCCCCCCGAGGTAAAGCAGAAAGATATCCTGAGATAGCGCGAAACTTAAATAATGTTGCAGATGACACAGGAATAACTTCTCAGGAAATCGCTGCTGTCTTTAGACAGTACGTAAGTAAAGGTGATGAAGGTTTGCCAGATGAGTTACGCCCTCATGTCAACAAATTTAATGAGCTTCAATTTTTGATGTTTGGCACTGAGGGATTCCGAAATCAAGATGCACCGGCATACTCAATGATGACAGTAGACCTCATTGCCAAAGGGGAAATGACTTGGGGAGAAGCATTTGCTGGACACGAAAGAACAAGCCCACATGGTGGTGGTGCATTCCCAATGACACTTAGTGGTGGTGCAGAAAAAGCTTCTGAACAACTAGAGGAAGAATGGAAAATAAGAGACCAGGGACAACAGTCATCATATGAAACCAGAAATCCTCAAGCTACGGAGATGGCAAATCGAGAAGTAGCACTCGCTGAAAGATGGCTCAAGACTGAACTCGATGTTGAGTCACCTGTCTTCAAGAGCCGAGAGGACGGTGTAGAATATGTTCTGCGTAAACTAGAAAAATTCTTTGCTCTTAAAAAGTTAAGTTCTTGA
- a CDS encoding XisI protein: MEKLEKYRSLVRQLLNDHTPEDANRSDSEIECQLIFDTEHDHYQLLDIGWDGLKRVYNCFIHIDIKDDKIWIQRNMTEADLAQDLVEMGIPKEDIILGLHPSYKRPYTGYGVA, translated from the coding sequence ATGGAAAAATTAGAAAAATATCGCTCATTAGTCCGCCAGCTATTAAATGATCATACCCCTGAAGATGCAAACCGCTCAGATTCAGAAATAGAGTGTCAACTCATTTTTGACACAGAACATGACCACTATCAGCTTCTAGATATCGGTTGGGATGGACTAAAAAGAGTTTACAACTGTTTCATTCATATAGATATTAAAGATGACAAAATTTGGATTCAGCGAAATATGACAGAAGCTGATTTGGCACAAGATTTAGTAGAAATGGGTATACCCAAAGAGGATATTATTCTCGGTTTACATCCTAGTTATAAACGTCCTTACACAGGCTACGGAGTCGCTTAG
- a CDS encoding RNA ligase family protein, protein MLHYPKIPDSRNSPSGRCIAFEKYDGTNLHWDWEREFGWHGFGTRRDMFNLDSHGIEKFTFAHKHLKECVPIFFKDLADQIEKIFLEHSNYQSFDDFKVFTEFLGTNSFAGLHKANDPKDLKLFDVWAEPFGMIGPEQFIADFGHLNSAHVVYKGKLTGRFVEDVRQGKYEVNEGVVCKGVKGGKDIWMVKIKTYAYMEKLEKSVAQNWENYWE, encoded by the coding sequence ATGCTACACTATCCCAAAATTCCTGATAGCCGCAACTCTCCTAGTGGTCGCTGTATTGCCTTTGAGAAATATGATGGAACTAATTTGCACTGGGATTGGGAGCGAGAATTCGGCTGGCATGGTTTTGGAACTCGTCGTGATATGTTTAACCTAGATTCTCATGGCATTGAAAAATTCACTTTTGCTCATAAGCATCTAAAAGAATGTGTGCCAATTTTCTTTAAAGATTTAGCAGATCAAATTGAAAAAATATTTCTTGAACACTCAAACTATCAATCTTTCGATGATTTTAAGGTATTTACAGAGTTTTTAGGAACTAACTCATTTGCTGGTTTACATAAAGCTAATGATCCTAAGGATCTGAAATTATTTGATGTATGGGCTGAACCATTTGGGATGATAGGGCCAGAACAGTTTATCGCTGACTTTGGCCACTTAAACTCTGCTCATGTTGTCTATAAAGGCAAGCTAACAGGTAGATTTGTAGAAGATGTTCGACAAGGAAAATATGAAGTGAATGAAGGTGTTGTTTGTAAAGGGGTGAAAGGTGGCAAGGATATATGGATGGTCAAGATTAAAACCTATGCTTACATGGAAAAGCTGGAGAAGTCAGTTGCACAGAACTGGGAAAACTATTGGGAATAA